CTGGAGCAGTCCCCCAACCGCCGCCAATCGCCTTCGTCACGAAGAATTCCAGCCCATTGCCGGCTGATCATATCGCTCGTTCTTTAAGATTCGGCGCGTGTTTGGCGCAGCCGATGAAGAGATTTCCGAGACTTCATCATCGCTTCATCAAACGCCATCACATCGGGGGTACGATACCGCCAAAGCGCAGGCGAGCGTTTATGCTTTCATCAACCACTGGAGGGTCGCCAGATTGCGGGAGTCGAACGTCTCTCCCTTTTCTTCTCCCTTCGGCGTCTCCAGATACATCGGCATATTCTGAAAGCGGGCGTCGTTGACCAGCAGCCGAAACGGCTCTTCGCCCAGACAACCCTGGCCGATATGTTCATGCCGATCGACGCGCGAACCGAGCGGTTTCTTGCTGTCGTTCAAATGAATCGCCTTCAACTTGTCGAGCCCGATCAGCTCTTCAAACTGCTTCCAGGTCGCTTCGTATTCCTGCTTCGTCCCCAGCGGATACCCGGCCGCAAAGATGTGACAGGTATCAAGACAAACCGCGACGCGATCGCGCTGCTTAACGCCATCCAACATCGCGGCGATATGCTCAAACTTGTGCCCCAGGCAGCTCCCCTGCCCTGCCGTCGTTTCCAACAGACAGATCGAATCAAGATCGGCCGTCGCGGCGATCACCTCGTCGAGCGCCTTGATAATCGCCGCGATCCCCTCTTCTTCGCAGCTGTCGACGAAAGCGCCAGGGTGCACGACGACATACGGAATCCCCAGCATGTCGGCCCGCTGCAGTTCGACGATCATCGCATCGCGCGACTTCTCCCACAGCTCGGTTTTCGGCGAGCCCATGTTGATCAGGTAAGACGCGTGCGACAGCGGATGCCCGATCTTCTTCTCCGCCAAAGCGTCTTTGAATAGCTTGACGTCTTTGTCGGTAATATCCTTGGCCCGCCACTGGTTGTTATTCTTGGTGAATAACTGCACGCACCCCATCGCCTCGTCCGCAGCGGCGTTGACGGCTTTGTAATAGCCACCGGCAATCGACATGTGGGCTCCGAAAATGGGCATGGCGCTAATCCTTTTCCTGTTAGCTTCAACGCAAACGGCGACTTGCGTTCTTCGTCTAGAGCGTTTTTCTGATAGCTGTAGCGTTTCTGGCGTTGGTGAGGCAAGCTGGTCAAGGCGACCGAAGCAGGCGAATCCTCAAGATTCGTCGATGCAGGTCAACGCCGACCAGCGCGGCCGCAACCAGCCACAACGCTAAAGATTGAAGAAAACCGCTCTAATGAGCGCGGATGCGGGGCAAACTTCCAAATCTACCCTTTCAGCCGCGATTCCGACACCCTAGCGACTTGGATCTCGGCCAGCGTCTTTCCTGGATGTGTAATACGAATCGACCGCCGCTTGTCCCGTATAATTCGGTCCGGCGGAATCATCCGCTCCCAGATACGCCAGAGGCAAATCCAGCTCACAGGGGCCCTGCAGTTCGAGTCGCTTCATACGTGGTGAGTATTGAAAACCCGCCGTGCGCAGATACTTGAAAATCAGATTCGACGTCCGCCGTCCCTCCAGTCGCAGATTCTTGGCGTCAAGATTCGCGACGAATCGACCGCCTGACGTCAACCACCGGGCCGCCTTCGCGA
The Blastopirellula retiformator DNA segment above includes these coding regions:
- a CDS encoding deoxyribonuclease IV is translated as MPIFGAHMSIAGGYYKAVNAAADEAMGCVQLFTKNNNQWRAKDITDKDVKLFKDALAEKKIGHPLSHASYLINMGSPKTELWEKSRDAMIVELQRADMLGIPYVVVHPGAFVDSCEEEGIAAIIKALDEVIAATADLDSICLLETTAGQGSCLGHKFEHIAAMLDGVKQRDRVAVCLDTCHIFAAGYPLGTKQEYEATWKQFEELIGLDKLKAIHLNDSKKPLGSRVDRHEHIGQGCLGEEPFRLLVNDARFQNMPMYLETPKGEEKGETFDSRNLATLQWLMKA